The Bacillus sp. Y1 genome has a window encoding:
- a CDS encoding glycoside hydrolase family 31 protein translates to MNLPKKYLKMISSASLAATICLSAAAPGALAVTQPEADTPLAQEKLQKLSVQGVEKLSNGVKLDLGSNDAYIRLFDKDFVKVSVLNKGEKEFESRGIAKKESEWDTPAFKAMESKDTYTLETDELTVEIKLKPFGVRFLDKQGNVINEDYVNQDKTSGYENGKPYVFKKTDQNEDFYGFGEQAGLELNKRGDSIGMWNTDAYAYTKDSKYVYTTIPFFIGLKDKKAYGIFFDNTHRSYYEMATESDDYYYFYANGGKLTYYFAYGPEIGDVLDRYTDLTGKMEAPPEWSLGLHQSKWEYKADEIVKVAETYREKQIPLDTMHFDIDYMDGYRVFTWNEQYKQALKQLKSMPGFHAIAINDPAVKQDENYRMYQEGTQNDYWAKNADGTPFIGPVWPGDSAFPDFSKQEVRNWWAKNHDTLFNEGIDGIWNDMNEPAVFIDNDKMHHTLPLDAYFGTEDNKIMHTEYHNLYGHDEADATHQAFDIHKPGTRPFVLTRDMYAGTQRWAALWTGDSESNWEHLQMSIPMISNIGLSGVSFVGTDIGGFAKRPDAELFARWMEVGAFYPFSRIHYDSDAKSEIKQGQEPWAFGPEVEEISKKYIELRYQLLPYLYTEFREATDSGKPVHQPLVYQFQHDEKTNDISDQYMFGDSMMLAPVITKGQTSRTVYLPQGVNWTDYWTGEEYQGGQTLTVDAPLGHLPIFVKKDSMIPTREVQQYTGEKPLTNLVLDTYLDKNASYTFFEDDGATEDYKQGEYNETSFEVERKGNKITFKQKREVKNFRESKLQQYTLKLNNAEKPSRIQAGNSKYQEVGSLAETQGKTNTFFYDTEAKVLYVSIPADEKKEVQIR, encoded by the coding sequence ATGAACTTACCGAAAAAATATTTAAAAATGATTTCCAGTGCATCACTTGCAGCTACTATTTGTTTATCTGCAGCAGCTCCAGGTGCTCTAGCTGTTACACAGCCTGAAGCAGACACACCTTTAGCTCAGGAAAAACTTCAAAAGCTTTCTGTTCAAGGAGTTGAGAAGCTTTCAAACGGTGTCAAATTGGACTTAGGATCAAATGATGCATACATTCGATTATTTGACAAAGATTTTGTAAAAGTTTCCGTATTAAATAAAGGTGAAAAAGAATTCGAATCAAGAGGAATTGCAAAAAAAGAATCTGAATGGGATACTCCAGCATTTAAAGCAATGGAAAGCAAAGATACTTATACGTTAGAAACAGATGAACTTACGGTTGAAATTAAGTTGAAGCCATTTGGTGTACGCTTCCTTGATAAGCAAGGAAATGTGATCAATGAGGATTATGTTAATCAAGATAAGACTTCAGGATATGAAAACGGAAAGCCTTATGTCTTTAAGAAAACAGATCAAAATGAAGACTTTTATGGCTTTGGTGAGCAAGCAGGCTTGGAATTAAACAAACGAGGCGACAGCATCGGCATGTGGAACACTGATGCATACGCTTATACGAAGGATTCAAAATACGTATATACAACAATCCCATTTTTCATTGGTTTAAAAGACAAAAAGGCATACGGGATTTTCTTTGACAATACACATCGGTCCTACTATGAAATGGCAACTGAATCCGATGATTACTACTATTTCTATGCAAATGGCGGGAAGTTAACGTATTACTTTGCATACGGTCCGGAAATCGGCGATGTCCTTGACCGTTATACAGATTTAACAGGTAAAATGGAAGCTCCTCCAGAGTGGTCATTGGGCTTACACCAGAGTAAATGGGAATATAAAGCAGATGAAATCGTAAAAGTTGCGGAAACATACCGTGAAAAGCAAATCCCATTAGACACAATGCATTTTGATATTGACTATATGGATGGCTACCGTGTCTTTACATGGAATGAACAATACAAACAAGCGTTAAAACAACTAAAATCAATGCCTGGCTTCCATGCGATCGCAATCAACGATCCAGCCGTAAAACAAGATGAAAACTATCGGATGTATCAGGAAGGTACGCAGAATGATTATTGGGCGAAAAATGCAGACGGAACACCGTTCATCGGTCCGGTATGGCCTGGAGATTCTGCTTTCCCTGATTTCTCTAAACAAGAAGTTCGCAATTGGTGGGCAAAAAACCACGATACCTTATTCAATGAAGGAATTGACGGTATCTGGAATGATATGAATGAGCCTGCCGTATTTATCGACAATGACAAGATGCACCATACCTTGCCTTTGGATGCTTATTTTGGTACAGAAGATAACAAAATTATGCATACGGAGTATCACAATTTATACGGCCATGATGAAGCTGATGCTACTCACCAAGCCTTTGATATACACAAGCCTGGAACTCGTCCGTTTGTATTAACACGTGACATGTATGCAGGGACACAGCGTTGGGCTGCATTATGGACTGGTGACAGCGAATCGAATTGGGAGCATTTGCAAATGTCCATCCCGATGATCTCTAATATTGGTCTATCAGGTGTATCCTTCGTTGGTACTGATATTGGTGGCTTTGCTAAACGACCAGACGCAGAGCTGTTTGCTCGCTGGATGGAAGTAGGAGCTTTCTATCCATTCTCACGTATCCATTATGATAGTGATGCAAAATCTGAAATTAAACAAGGTCAAGAGCCATGGGCATTTGGTCCGGAAGTTGAAGAAATCAGCAAGAAGTATATCGAACTGCGCTATCAATTACTTCCATACTTATACACTGAGTTCAGGGAAGCAACTGACAGTGGTAAACCGGTACATCAACCGCTTGTCTATCAATTCCAACATGATGAAAAAACAAATGATATTAGTGACCAGTACATGTTCGGCGATTCTATGATGCTTGCACCTGTAATTACGAAAGGTCAAACATCCCGTACCGTTTACTTACCACAGGGAGTAAACTGGACAGACTATTGGACTGGTGAAGAATATCAAGGTGGACAAACTCTTACTGTAGATGCTCCGCTTGGTCATTTACCGATTTTCGTGAAGAAGGACTCAATGATTCCAACTCGTGAAGTACAGCAATACACAGGTGAAAAACCTTTAACAAACCTTGTGCTTGATACGTATTTAGACAAAAACGCATCATATACGTTCTTCGAGGATGATGGAGCAACAGAAGACTACAAACAAGGTGAATACAACGAAACATCATTTGAAGTAGAACGTAAGGGCAATAAAATTACATTTAAACAAAAACGAGAAGTGAAAAATTTCAGAGAATCAAAATTACAGCAATACACATTGAAATTAAACAATGCGGAAAAACCATCGAGAATTCAAGCTGGAAACAGCAAATATCAAGAGGTTGGTTCTCTTGCAGAAACACAAGGTAAAACAAATACGTTCTTCTATGATACAGAAGCGAAAGTTCTTTATGTAAGCATCCCAGCCGATGAGAAGAAAGAAGTTCAAATTCGATAA
- a CDS encoding sensor histidine kinase → MFRKKFLYRRFSTKIIVAFLLVIFISTLFISLSFYLESNSILKKNVRESTVQITKQTAESLSFILNVGIDTSDFISSDQNIQKAALELEGNLTFNQRRNTQYINTLLNNYVYSNSFVKIVYVLKEEGTGWGSGTFSEARLKNIRLSDQEWVKEALHKDGELVWQGLQYDDFNGGGINTDLILPVGRVLKDFDTLNNIGLVQVHLDGRSILKTIEQLKLGKTGKFFVVDKNGMIMIDSNLDSINKKVENPDLYHYIVGNDAVEFEFEVNSLPYYGVKQPLSNGWMLVSTVPIHEISGQLDRLQSWIIVSAGVFSLLAIGIGLFIASRVTKPIRQLSGSMLQVQKGDLKARANVDSSDEIGFLSKQFNEMLFDIDNLMQQVKTEQSEKHHAELRAVMHRVHPHFLFNTLSTLRWLINSNQNERASHVLSALTHLLEANMAKSGSIIMIEEELDIIRKYLVILELRYEKTFHLALDIEPGTEKLLIPRMLLQPVVENAIFHGIVPKNTDGRISIKIHFDDGDLEFLITDDGLGISDDKVKVLNNPENAVEKGKIGIGLRHIFDTLRLYYGQSWDWSISNGSDQGTAVRILLKNWELTQKN, encoded by the coding sequence ATGTTCCGAAAAAAATTTCTATATAGAAGATTTTCAACTAAAATCATCGTGGCCTTTCTGCTTGTGATTTTTATATCGACTTTATTTATCTCTTTATCTTTTTACTTGGAGTCTAATTCAATCCTAAAGAAAAACGTGCGGGAATCTACCGTTCAAATCACCAAACAGACGGCGGAGTCACTTTCTTTCATATTAAATGTTGGAATCGATACCTCTGATTTTATTAGCAGTGATCAGAACATCCAAAAAGCTGCATTAGAATTAGAAGGCAATTTAACTTTCAATCAGAGAAGAAATACACAATATATAAATACATTGCTGAATAATTATGTCTATTCCAACTCCTTCGTCAAAATTGTTTATGTGCTGAAAGAAGAAGGCACCGGCTGGGGCAGCGGAACCTTCTCAGAAGCTAGACTTAAAAATATACGGTTATCAGACCAGGAATGGGTAAAGGAAGCCCTACATAAGGATGGAGAATTGGTTTGGCAGGGGCTTCAGTATGACGATTTCAACGGGGGCGGAATTAATACGGACTTAATTCTTCCTGTCGGCAGGGTCCTGAAGGATTTTGACACGCTGAACAATATCGGACTAGTACAAGTTCATTTAGACGGGCGGTCAATTCTTAAAACAATTGAGCAATTAAAACTTGGGAAGACGGGAAAATTTTTCGTTGTTGATAAGAACGGAATGATCATGATTGATTCGAATTTAGACAGTATCAATAAGAAGGTAGAAAATCCTGATTTGTATCACTATATTGTTGGGAATGATGCTGTTGAATTCGAATTTGAAGTGAATAGCCTACCATATTACGGTGTCAAGCAGCCGCTTAGCAATGGCTGGATGCTAGTAAGTACTGTTCCGATCCATGAGATCAGTGGACAATTGGATCGGCTCCAATCCTGGATCATCGTTTCAGCCGGAGTATTTTCATTGCTTGCGATTGGGATTGGGCTTTTCATTGCCAGCCGAGTTACAAAGCCTATTAGACAACTGTCCGGGAGCATGCTTCAAGTTCAAAAAGGTGATTTAAAAGCTAGAGCGAATGTGGATTCCTCTGATGAGATCGGCTTTTTAAGTAAGCAATTTAATGAAATGCTTTTTGACATCGACAATTTAATGCAACAGGTGAAAACGGAGCAGAGTGAAAAGCATCATGCTGAGCTTCGTGCTGTTATGCACCGAGTTCATCCCCACTTTCTCTTTAACACACTTAGCACCCTGCGCTGGCTGATTAATTCGAATCAAAACGAGCGCGCTTCACACGTGTTGTCCGCACTCACCCATCTGTTGGAGGCAAATATGGCCAAAAGCGGCAGCATCATTATGATTGAGGAGGAACTGGACATTATCCGGAAGTATTTGGTCATTTTGGAGCTTCGCTACGAAAAAACCTTTCACTTAGCGTTAGACATAGAACCAGGTACCGAAAAGCTCCTTATCCCCCGCATGCTTCTTCAGCCTGTAGTGGAAAATGCGATATTCCATGGTATCGTACCAAAGAATACAGACGGACGAATATCGATAAAGATTCATTTTGATGACGGGGATTTAGAATTCCTTATAACCGATGATGGCTTAGGCATTAGTGATGATAAGGTAAAGGTATTGAATAATCCGGAGAATGCTGTTGAAAAAGGAAAGATAGGCATCGGTTTACGTCATATCTTTGACACACTAAGGCTATATTACGGTCAAAGTTGGGATTGGTCGATTTCCAACGGGTCAGACCAAGGAACTGCTGTGCGTATTCTATTAAAAAATTGGGAGCTGACACAAAAAAATTAA
- a CDS encoding response regulator transcription factor — protein MFRVLIVDDEPVIRKGITSFIDWEKEGIMVDDQYANGAEALSALEKQPYDILITDIKMPLLGGIELTKKALELYPWLKVILISNYSDFEYVKEGLKLGAVDYLLKLTLKKEDLLAVLRRCITMLKEERKKDSELNRYQQEAVYLERKRVEQEMKKLIVQEQPSFSSTEWVPSWLEHSYACVFLMLDGAEELRENHGFLYMQFLLEEWQKMFYKQIEIGTAMIVAESSLFLILPDLNGAEQQQLIQWKQFIEKEWHVSTSAGIVTEQGINNYFKGFTDSFSACQRRFFEGLGGFYHMNRSENIKIDKKIHDWCPFFDMISNGDPTSSAIEYALKLWNGGSLPSEQVKQEACSLLTGTYRLLGAEESMLPELHDLLFKAETIDQMVSMLVCQLEEIRTTFTPKLIDHGYDEELIKKALEYIAAHYTENITLQSVADIVHLSKSYFSLYFKKQTGRNFVDYLIELRIREAKRLLVENENRIYDVAEAAGFKDVKYFSKVFKKVTGLTPMTYREKHQVSRIG, from the coding sequence ATGTTTAGAGTTCTTATTGTGGATGACGAGCCTGTTATCAGGAAAGGTATTACATCCTTTATTGATTGGGAAAAGGAAGGAATAATGGTTGATGATCAATACGCCAACGGTGCCGAAGCCCTTTCTGCACTTGAAAAACAACCGTATGATATTCTCATTACCGATATAAAAATGCCTCTGTTAGGAGGGATTGAACTTACGAAGAAAGCACTAGAGCTTTACCCATGGCTCAAAGTCATCCTGATCAGCAACTATAGTGACTTTGAATACGTTAAAGAAGGTCTTAAACTCGGCGCGGTCGATTATTTGTTAAAGCTAACTCTAAAAAAGGAAGACCTTCTTGCTGTCCTCAGGCGCTGTATCACGATGCTGAAGGAAGAACGTAAAAAGGATTCTGAACTGAATCGCTATCAACAAGAGGCCGTCTATCTTGAAAGAAAACGTGTCGAACAGGAAATGAAAAAATTGATCGTGCAAGAGCAGCCCTCCTTTTCTTCAACCGAGTGGGTACCCTCATGGTTGGAACATTCGTACGCTTGTGTTTTTCTTATGCTTGATGGTGCAGAGGAATTGAGGGAAAATCACGGCTTTCTCTATATGCAATTCTTATTAGAGGAATGGCAGAAAATGTTTTATAAGCAAATCGAGATTGGGACCGCAATGATTGTCGCTGAAAGCAGTTTGTTTCTCATCTTACCTGATCTTAATGGGGCAGAGCAACAGCAATTAATACAGTGGAAGCAGTTCATAGAAAAGGAATGGCACGTTTCAACATCGGCAGGTATCGTGACAGAGCAAGGTATTAACAACTATTTTAAGGGATTTACAGACAGTTTTTCAGCCTGCCAAAGACGTTTTTTTGAAGGCCTTGGCGGATTTTATCATATGAACCGTTCAGAAAATATAAAAATTGATAAAAAAATCCATGATTGGTGTCCATTCTTCGATATGATCAGTAATGGAGATCCAACTTCATCTGCAATTGAATATGCACTTAAACTCTGGAATGGCGGTTCCCTGCCTTCAGAACAAGTAAAGCAGGAGGCTTGTAGTCTTCTCACGGGCACTTACCGATTGCTCGGAGCAGAAGAATCCATGCTCCCAGAGCTGCATGATTTGCTTTTCAAAGCGGAGACAATTGATCAAATGGTATCCATGCTGGTTTGCCAGCTAGAAGAAATCAGGACTACGTTTACACCAAAACTGATTGATCATGGATATGACGAGGAATTAATAAAAAAGGCACTGGAATACATAGCTGCCCATTATACAGAGAACATAACACTGCAGAGTGTTGCAGATATTGTGCATCTAAGTAAAAGTTATTTCAGTCTCTATTTCAAAAAACAAACAGGCCGAAATTTTGTCGATTATCTGATTGAACTGCGAATCAGGGAAGCGAAGCGCCTATTAGTGGAAAATGAAAATCGAATTTACGATGTAGCTGAAGCCGCCGGCTTTAAAGACGTAAAATATTTCAGTAAAGTGTTTAAAAAGGTAACCGGATTAACTCCAATGACCTACAGGGAAAAACACCAGGTGAGCAGGATTGGCTAG
- a CDS encoding extracellular solute-binding protein, which yields MARLRKDVTIMGWKLAAYLFILVLLAGCKSQSMISDPKQVQLLQNDDEKTVITFWHTYNDKETELLEQELIPAFEREHPNMRVESINFAFNNELKNTLIARASSNRGPDVVRLDIAWVPEFSLKGLLIPLNMLPGFQDIQSRFSPHAMDGGYYKKNYYSLPLNIYTKTAIFNRELLKQAGFSNPPRTMEEVIEIAHQHRFSIGLGGLEPWDTIPYIYSLGGAISDKNFNKASGYLNSQETINAVNQLTSLYKEGLINLPDQSGDDKNFERVKSGNILMTDEGPWFYSLLDKAELNRAQNLTIPVPFPHDNGPVSIIGGENLVIMKGSKQPAAAWTFMKWMTDKKAQLRMAQTGLMPTNLEAAKAMNIPKDSYLQFYKVATENAFLWPKVKNWSTIEKVYCEYLIKIFAGELSVKDGLDRAASEIDKLLVDS from the coding sequence TTGGCTAGATTAAGAAAGGATGTTACCATTATGGGATGGAAGCTTGCAGCCTATTTATTTATTCTCGTATTGTTAGCAGGTTGTAAAAGTCAGTCTATGATTTCCGATCCAAAGCAGGTTCAATTGCTTCAAAATGATGATGAAAAAACAGTGATTACGTTTTGGCACACCTACAACGACAAAGAAACGGAGCTGTTAGAACAAGAGTTGATCCCTGCTTTTGAGCGTGAGCATCCGAACATGCGGGTCGAGTCGATCAACTTTGCTTTTAATAATGAATTAAAGAACACATTAATCGCACGTGCCTCATCAAACCGTGGCCCAGATGTGGTCCGGCTTGATATCGCCTGGGTTCCTGAGTTTTCGCTTAAAGGACTTCTTATACCCTTAAACATGCTCCCAGGTTTTCAAGATATCCAAAGCAGATTTTCTCCTCATGCAATGGATGGAGGCTACTACAAAAAAAATTATTATTCTCTTCCACTTAATATTTACACGAAGACTGCGATCTTTAACCGTGAGCTTCTAAAACAAGCCGGTTTTTCAAATCCACCACGCACAATGGAAGAAGTGATTGAGATTGCTCATCAACATCGCTTTTCGATCGGCCTCGGAGGATTGGAACCTTGGGATACGATTCCTTATATATACAGCCTTGGTGGGGCCATATCCGATAAGAATTTCAACAAAGCTTCCGGATATTTAAACAGTCAAGAAACCATCAATGCTGTGAACCAATTGACATCACTTTATAAAGAAGGACTTATTAATCTTCCTGATCAATCCGGTGATGACAAAAATTTTGAACGAGTAAAATCCGGAAATATCCTTATGACGGACGAAGGCCCTTGGTTCTACAGTCTATTAGATAAAGCAGAATTGAATCGTGCCCAAAATCTGACCATTCCAGTACCGTTTCCACATGATAATGGCCCTGTATCGATTATTGGCGGCGAAAACCTCGTGATTATGAAGGGCAGTAAACAACCGGCTGCGGCATGGACTTTCATGAAATGGATGACAGACAAGAAGGCGCAGCTTCGCATGGCGCAAACTGGATTGATGCCAACGAACCTTGAGGCAGCCAAAGCTATGAACATACCGAAAGATTCTTATCTTCAATTTTATAAGGTGGCAACGGAGAATGCTTTTTTATGGCCTAAAGTTAAGAACTGGAGTACGATCGAAAAAGTTTACTGTGAATACTTGATAAAAATATTTGCAGGTGAATTGTCTGTTAAGGATGGTTTAGATCGTGCGGCAAGTGAAATAGACAAGCTATTAGTTGATTCGTGA
- a CDS encoding DUF2187 family protein, which yields MATAKIGDNILFKREGESYKGNVTVVRENSVIVEYGYNKEKNQPLTTIVNHKNYKITNEAL from the coding sequence ATGGCAACTGCTAAAATCGGGGACAATATATTATTTAAACGTGAAGGGGAAAGCTATAAAGGAAATGTTACGGTTGTAAGAGAAAATTCTGTCATTGTTGAGTATGGATACAATAAAGAAAAAAACCAACCACTTACAACCATAGTCAATCATAAAAATTATAAAATTACTAATGAAGCTTTGTGA
- a CDS encoding transglutaminase-like domain-containing protein, with protein sequence MNLFCESEKLDDYLLELNEINYSNPNIKKKAAELFNPSQTEIEKAKIAFEFVRDEISHSWDIQSKRVTRNASEVLEFKEGICYAKSHLLAALLRLQGIPTGFCYQRLMLFDTPDKGYCIHALNAIFFKSFNKWIRVDARGNKEGIDAEFSIEEEKLAFPINEKLDEKDYPVIYSKPHPKIVAVLEENTNTLDMYKYHLPESL encoded by the coding sequence GTGAATTTGTTTTGTGAATCGGAAAAACTAGATGACTATTTACTCGAATTAAATGAAATTAATTATTCTAATCCAAATATAAAAAAGAAAGCAGCTGAACTTTTCAATCCATCTCAAACGGAAATTGAAAAAGCTAAAATAGCTTTTGAATTTGTTCGTGATGAAATTTCTCATTCTTGGGATATTCAATCGAAGCGAGTTACTCGTAATGCTTCAGAAGTATTAGAATTTAAAGAGGGAATATGCTATGCAAAGTCACACCTATTAGCGGCTTTATTGCGTTTACAGGGAATACCAACAGGTTTTTGTTATCAAAGATTGATGTTATTTGATACTCCAGATAAAGGGTATTGTATTCACGCTTTAAATGCTATCTTCTTTAAATCATTTAATAAATGGATTAGGGTAGATGCTCGTGGAAATAAAGAGGGAATTGATGCTGAATTTTCAATTGAAGAAGAAAAATTAGCTTTTCCCATTAATGAAAAACTTGATGAAAAGGATTATCCAGTTATCTATTCTAAGCCTCATCCCAAAATTGTGGCTGTCTTAGAAGAAAATACAAATACATTAGATATGTATAAATATCACTTGCCAGAGAGTTTGTAG
- a CDS encoding CBO0543 family protein, whose amino-acid sequence MIVSLCLDVVGDQFGFWHYRFNVMPVLPTYFPWDVTLMPVSVMFILQIKPNLNPVIKAILFAIFSACIAEPFFHWVCSDWMEIFLFLTYTHHNIFTCKDLPRFISRNN is encoded by the coding sequence TTGATTGTATCACTTTGTTTGGATGTGGTAGGAGACCAATTTGGTTTTTGGCACTATAGATTTAATGTAATGCCTGTACTTCCAACTTATTTTCCTTGGGATGTTACATTAATGCCAGTATCGGTCATGTTTATTCTGCAAATAAAACCTAATCTTAATCCAGTAATAAAAGCAATTTTGTTTGCAATTTTTTCTGCTTGTATAGCCGAACCATTCTTTCATTGGGTGTGTTCTGACTGGATGGAAATATTCCTATTCCTTACCTATACACATCATAATATATTTACCTGCAAAGATTTGCCCCGTTTTATCTCAAGAAATAACTAA
- a CDS encoding GNAT family N-acetyltransferase translates to MRLYNDVGWWEERLEKDIEEMLNKVPSVGAWNDDTLIGFARAVSDGKFRAYIEDVVIHTSYRKEGIGTKLVSKLLDELSHINVISLFCEEHLIPFYGKNNFKYSKSQFVMHRK, encoded by the coding sequence ATGAGACTATATAATGATGTAGGTTGGTGGGAGGAAAGACTAGAGAAAGATATTGAAGAAATGTTAAATAAAGTACCATCAGTGGGTGCGTGGAATGACGATACTCTGATTGGTTTCGCAAGAGCTGTTTCAGATGGGAAATTTAGAGCATATATTGAAGATGTTGTTATACATACTTCATATCGTAAGGAAGGTATTGGAACAAAGCTGGTATCAAAACTGTTAGATGAGCTTTCACATATAAATGTAATTAGCTTGTTTTGCGAGGAACATTTAATACCTTTCTATGGAAAAAATAATTTTAAATACAGCAAATCACAATTTGTAATGCATAGAAAATAA
- a CDS encoding peptide-methionine (S)-S-oxide reductase encodes MEIVYFAGGCLWGVQAFIKTLPGVKFTEAGRANGTSQTLDSDYDGYAECVKTGFNPKVVTIKELMGYFFEIIDPYSLNKQGQDVGKKYRTGVYSEKPEHLIEAMAFLSERNDYDLIVVEVLPLTNYVRSAEEHQDRLARYPNDYCHIPEEILSRYK; translated from the coding sequence ATGGAAATAGTATATTTTGCAGGTGGATGTTTATGGGGAGTACAAGCTTTTATAAAAACTTTACCTGGAGTTAAGTTTACAGAAGCGGGAAGAGCTAATGGAACAAGTCAAACACTTGATAGTGATTATGATGGCTACGCTGAATGTGTAAAAACAGGATTTAATCCGAAGGTTGTAACGATCAAGGAATTAATGGGATATTTTTTTGAAATTATTGACCCATACAGTTTGAATAAACAAGGACAGGATGTTGGTAAGAAATACAGAACAGGAGTATATAGTGAAAAGCCTGAACACTTAATAGAGGCGATGGCGTTTCTTAGTGAGAGAAATGATTATGACCTTATAGTTGTTGAAGTATTACCTCTTACAAACTATGTGAGAAGTGCAGAAGAACATCAAGATAGGTTAGCTAGATATCCAAATGATTATTGTCATATTCCAGAAGAAATATTAAGTAGATATAAGTAA
- a CDS encoding NAD(P)-dependent oxidoreductase, whose protein sequence is MNILILGATGRVGSQIVTYALHDRHNVTVLVRTPEKIQINSENLTIIQGNVLNKNDIVRAMHGIDVVFSALNTDGTTTLSESMPLIIKAMENEGIKRIITIGTAGILQSRTTPTVLRYQSSESKRKSTRAAEEHHKVYDILKQSTLEWTIVCPTYLPEGESIGEYRVERDFLPVGGDKIYVSDTADFTYKQIKSNNYIKSRVGIAY, encoded by the coding sequence TTGAATATTTTAATTTTAGGTGCAACTGGACGAGTTGGAAGTCAAATAGTAACTTATGCCCTTCATGATAGACATAATGTTACTGTATTAGTTCGCACTCCAGAGAAGATTCAAATAAATAGTGAAAATTTAACCATTATTCAAGGGAATGTTTTAAATAAAAATGATATAGTACGTGCAATGCATGGGATTGATGTAGTTTTTAGTGCATTAAATACTGATGGCACAACTACTCTCTCAGAAAGTATGCCACTAATTATTAAAGCAATGGAAAACGAAGGTATAAAACGAATTATCACGATAGGAACTGCAGGGATCTTACAAAGTAGAACTACGCCAACCGTACTCCGTTATCAGTCAAGTGAATCAAAACGAAAATCAACCCGTGCAGCAGAAGAACATCATAAAGTTTACGATATACTTAAACAATCAACACTCGAATGGACTATTGTATGTCCTACGTATTTACCGGAAGGAGAAAGTATAGGTGAATATCGTGTGGAACGTGATTTTTTGCCGGTGGGTGGAGATAAAATATACGTATCGGATACAGCAGATTTTACATATAAGCAGATTAAAAGTAATAATTATATAAAATCACGTGTAGGTATCGCCTACTAA